In a genomic window of Methanosarcina horonobensis HB-1 = JCM 15518:
- a CDS encoding chitosanase, giving the protein MKIDKHFIWFLALFVPFAMIVTVVPTVAAEDTSNMKKIILQMTITLENSDTQLHFNYAENLGDGRGITLGCIGFCTGTYDGNILIKHYTELNPDNALAKHIPALNKIDAGSHNAAGGDGNPSTAGLDGFIKDVQNCDDPLFKKAQIDKLDELYYNPAMKIADSIGAKNALTKAFIYDMCVRHGVDGAERIVKNAGTNPKQGADENTYLQKLISLRDEKLKQEGLGDVNRNQGYKNVLNSGNVNLNTPFTFVAYGESFTIDGNLNL; this is encoded by the coding sequence ATGAAGATTGATAAACATTTTATATGGTTTCTTGCTCTTTTTGTTCCATTCGCTATGATAGTTACTGTTGTGCCCACAGTAGCTGCCGAAGACACCTCAAACATGAAAAAAATAATACTCCAGATGACCATAACATTAGAAAACAGTGATACTCAGCTACATTTTAATTATGCCGAAAACCTTGGGGACGGGCGTGGTATTACACTTGGATGTATAGGGTTCTGCACCGGGACTTATGATGGAAACATTCTAATAAAACACTACACAGAACTGAATCCTGATAATGCCCTGGCAAAACACATACCTGCTCTGAATAAAATCGACGCTGGTTCTCACAATGCAGCAGGTGGAGACGGAAATCCAAGCACGGCAGGTCTTGATGGTTTCATTAAAGATGTACAGAACTGTGATGACCCTCTTTTCAAGAAAGCTCAGATTGATAAGCTTGACGAGCTGTACTATAATCCTGCAATGAAAATTGCAGATTCCATAGGCGCCAAAAATGCACTTACTAAAGCTTTTATCTATGATATGTGTGTCAGGCATGGAGTTGACGGGGCAGAAAGAATTGTAAAGAATGCAGGCACAAACCCAAAACAGGGAGCTGATGAGAACACATACCTTCAGAAACTAATTTCACTCAGGGATGAAAAATTAAAGCAGGAGGGACTTGGGGACGTAAACAGAAATCAGGGATATAAAAATGTCCTGAACAGCGGAAATGTTAATCTTAACACACCATTTACGTTCGTTGCTTATGGAGAATCTTTCACTATTGATGGTAACTTAAATCTATAA
- a CDS encoding chitosanase has translation MKIDKHLIWLLALFVLMVTVIPTAAAEDTSNVKKVILQMTTTLENSDTQLHFNYAENLGDGRGITFGCIGFCTGTYDGNILIKHYTELNPDNTLAKYIPALNKIDAGSHNAAGGDGNPNVEGLSGFIKDVQSCNDPLFKTAQMDKLNELYYNPAMKIADSIGAKNALTKAFIYDMCVRHGVDGAERIIKNAGTTPKQGADENTYLQKLISLRDAKLKQEGAGDVNRDQGYKNVLNSGNVNLNTPFKFVAYGESFTIDGNLDLGEQQQETTDEEEDNSSDDVIDETDEEEDNSTDDVTDETEDENNSGDKTKNRYSDRNYKHSYKDYGDSNKNYRYSEKTYKKTTSTCAKRH, from the coding sequence ATGAAAATTGATAAACATTTAATATGGCTCCTAGCTCTATTTGTTTTGATGGTTACTGTTATACCCACAGCAGCTGCCGAAGACACATCAAACGTGAAAAAAGTAATACTTCAGATGACCACAACGTTAGAAAACAGTGATACTCAGCTACATTTTAATTATGCCGAAAACCTGGGAGACGGACGTGGTATTACATTTGGTTGTATAGGGTTCTGCACCGGGACTTATGATGGAAACATTCTAATAAAACACTACACAGAACTGAATCCTGATAATACCCTGGCAAAATACATACCTGCTCTGAATAAAATCGACGCTGGTTCTCACAATGCAGCAGGTGGAGACGGAAATCCAAACGTAGAAGGATTATCCGGATTTATAAAAGACGTTCAGTCGTGCAATGATCCTCTTTTCAAGACAGCTCAGATGGACAAACTGAATGAGCTCTATTATAATCCTGCAATGAAAATTGCAGATTCTATAGGTGCAAAAAATGCACTTACTAAAGCTTTCATCTATGATATGTGCGTCAGGCATGGAGTTGACGGGGCAGAAAGAATCATAAAGAATGCAGGCACAACCCCAAAACAGGGAGCCGATGAGAATACATATCTTCAGAAACTAATTTCACTCAGGGACGCAAAATTAAAACAGGAAGGTGCAGGGGACGTAAACAGAGATCAAGGATACAAAAACGTCCTCAACAGCGGAAATGTTAACCTTAACACCCCATTTAAGTTCGTTGCATATGGAGAATCCTTCACTATTGACGGTAACTTGGATCTTGGTGAACAGCAGCAAGAAACCACAGATGAAGAAGAGGACAATTCCAGTGACGATGTAATAGATGAAACAGATGAAGAAGAGGACAATTCAACTGATGATGTAACAGATGAAACTGAGGATGAGAACAATTCCGGGGATAAAACAAAGAATAGATACTCAGACAGAAATTACAAACATTCATATAAGGATTATGGAGACTCAAACAAGAATTATAGATATTCGGAAAAGACCTATAAAAAAACAACTAGTACATGCGCAAAAAGACACTAA
- a CDS encoding peroxiredoxin: MTNKIKIGETIQDFRLRDQKREEVHLYDQKGKKVLLSFHPLAWTQVCAQQMKSLEENHELFAGLNTVPFGISVDPMPSKKAWARELGVTYIKFLSDFWPHGEVARTYGIFKEKEGVSERANIIIDENQKVIYFKKYPGHELPDIKEIIDVLKKHQ, translated from the coding sequence ATGACAAACAAGATAAAAATAGGGGAAACAATCCAGGACTTTAGGTTAAGGGATCAGAAGAGGGAAGAAGTGCATCTTTATGACCAGAAAGGAAAAAAAGTCCTCCTGTCATTTCACCCGCTTGCCTGGACACAGGTCTGCGCACAGCAGATGAAATCACTTGAAGAAAATCATGAGCTTTTTGCCGGACTGAATACAGTACCCTTTGGTATAAGCGTAGATCCCATGCCTTCAAAAAAAGCCTGGGCAAGGGAGCTTGGAGTTACCTATATCAAATTTCTTTCGGATTTCTGGCCGCATGGAGAAGTTGCCAGAACTTACGGAATATTCAAGGAAAAAGAAGGCGTCTCTGAAAGGGCGAATATAATTATTGACGAAAACCAGAAAGTGATATATTTCAAGAAATATCCGGGGCACGAGCTTCCGGATATAAAAGAGATCATAGATGTTCTGAAAAAACATCAGTAA
- a CDS encoding chitosanase, producing MKIDKHLIWFLALLALLALFVVMITFIPTETTDHPSNMKNVILQMTSTLENSDTQLQFNYAENLGDERGITFGCVGFCTGTYDGNILIKHYTELNPDNTLAKYIPVLDKIDTDSHDVADGDGNPSTEGLDGFIEDVQNCDDPLFKKAQMDKVDEFYYNPAMEIADSIGAKNALTKAFIYDMCVRHGVDQTEGIIKDAGTTPKQGADENTYLWELISLRDEKLKQENIGDVNRNQGYKNILNSGNVDLKTPFTFVAYGDHFTIDGNLNL from the coding sequence ATGAAAATTGATAAACATTTAATATGGTTTCTTGCTCTACTTGCCCTACTTGCCCTATTTGTTGTGATGATTACTTTTATACCCACAGAAACTACCGATCATCCATCAAATATGAAAAATGTAATACTCCAGATGACCTCGACACTGGAAAACAGCGATACTCAGCTACAATTTAATTATGCTGAAAACCTGGGAGATGAGCGTGGTATTACGTTTGGATGTGTTGGGTTCTGCACCGGGACTTACGATGGGAACATCCTTATAAAACACTATACAGAACTAAATCCTGATAATACTCTGGCAAAATACATACCTGTCCTGGATAAAATAGATACTGATTCTCACGACGTAGCAGATGGAGACGGAAATCCAAGCACAGAAGGTCTTGATGGTTTCATAGAAGATGTACAGAACTGTGATGACCCTCTTTTCAAGAAAGCTCAGATGGACAAAGTGGATGAATTCTATTATAATCCTGCAATGGAAATTGCAGATTCTATTGGCGCAAAAAATGCACTTACTAAAGCTTTTATATATGATATGTGTGTCAGGCATGGAGTGGACCAGACAGAAGGCATCATAAAGGATGCTGGCACAACCCCAAAACAGGGAGCCGATGAGAACACATATCTCTGGGAATTAATTTCACTCAGGGATGAAAAATTAAAACAGGAAAATATCGGAGACGTAAACAGAAACCAGGGATATAAAAATATCCTGAACAGCGGAAATGTTGATCTAAAGACTCCATTTACGTTCGTTGCGTATGGAGACCACTTCACTATTGATGGAAACTTAAATCTATAA